A stretch of Arthrobacter sunyaminii DNA encodes these proteins:
- a CDS encoding NAD(P)-binding domain-containing protein yields the protein MANPDLTGRHPAQLTLMAEIVTPGAEPKWTSDAVADADLVILTVLLHRLQHVDPAMLEGRVVVDTMNY from the coding sequence ATGGCCAATCCGGACCTGACCGGCCGCCACCCCGCACAGTTGACGCTGATGGCCGAAATCGTCACCCCGGGGGCTGAGCCAAAGTGGACGAGCGACGCCGTGGCAGACGCGGATCTAGTGATCCTCACTGTGCTCCTGCACCGGCTGCAGCACGTGGATCCCGCCATGCTGGAGGGCCGCGTCGTGGTGGATACGATGAACTATTGA